From the Manis javanica isolate MJ-LG chromosome 13, MJ_LKY, whole genome shotgun sequence genome, one window contains:
- the PEX11G gene encoding peroxisomal membrane protein 11C isoform X2, which translates to MAALSGLVSALESYRGRDRLIRTLSYCCQLVGGALVVRCPARSDVGTRLLELSSQLSRCRTVLRLFDDAAMFIYTKQYGLGAEEEDIFVRCVSVLGNLADQLYYPCEHMAWAADAKILSVDSARWWTLSTAFWGLSLLLGIARSLWMVLKLRQRLRSPTGALTSRLPRSKRRAMEAQVQAEVLTLLSNVADLANAIHWLPQGILWAGCFPPWLVGLLGTVSSLLSVYQAVRAGGQADITTP; encoded by the exons ATGGCCGCGCTGAGCGGCCTCGTATCGGCGCTGGAGTCGTACAGGGGCCGGGACCGCCTG ATCCGCACACTCAGCTACTGCTGCCAGCTGGTCGGCGGGGCCCTGGTGGTCCGGTGTCCGGCCAGGTCAGATGTGGGGACACGCCTGCTGGAACTGTCCTCCCAGCTGAGCCGCTGCAGGACCGTCCTGCGACTCTTTGACGATGCAGCCATGTTTATCTACACTAAGCAGTATGGCCTGGGGGCAGAG GAGGAGGACATCTTTGTGCGCTGTGTGTCTGTCCTGGGCAACCTAGCTGACCAGCTCTACTACCCCTGTGAGCACATGGCCTGGGCTGCTGATGCCAAGATCCTCTCCGTGGACTCTGCTCGGTGGTGGACACTGAGCACGGCCTTCTGgggcctctccctgctcctggggATTGCCAG GTCCCTGTGGATGGTTCTGAAGCTGAGACAGAGGCTGAGGAGCCCCACGGGGGCCCTCACCAG CCGGCTGCCCAGGAGCAAGCGCAGGGCCATGGAGGCCCAGGTCCAGGCTGAGGTGCTAACACTGCTGAGCAACGTGGCTGACCTGGCCAACGCCATACACTGGCTTCCCCAGGGCATCCTGTGGGCCGGCTGCTTCCCCCCATGGCTGGTGGGCCTCCTGGGTACTGTCTCTTCCCTCCTCAGCGTGTACCAGGCAGTCCGGGCTGGTGGCCAGGCAGACATCACCACCCCATGA